AGGACGAGCTCTTCTATTAGATTGGTATCAGCCTGTTGACTCGTTGGAATATGTTTTATCATACAAAGAGTGTTTTCGCATATGTACTCAAATACCAATGAGGGAAAATAATGAGAGCCAATaccaatttttgtgctactgtTGTGCAAAAAAGCTTAAAGAtgcttataattttattgaaaaggcAAAGCAAGCAGATAACGAATTGCGTTGCATGAAGACTCGGCATATTCCAATTGAAAATATGCCAAACAAATTTGAATGGGTATCAGTAAAAGCAGAACAAATTGATGCTGATAAATCTGCAGAAAATATTGAAAGCAAGgtatttttttgctgtttatatatatatatatacttataaaaaatgtttcaaaatcttTTTTGTTCCAAGTGTTGCATTGACGATATACAGATCAATAATGTATGCCATGAAAATGAACATGGAGACGGTGATTTGAAAATAGAAAATGAATTTGAACGTCAGTGCTATGATGAACATGCAAGGGAATTATTAAATCAAAATGGATCCGACGGCTTCTTTAATAACACATTTAAAAGTAACATTAGAAAAATCAAAGCTCATACAAAAACTAATCAATGtaaagtaaaattgaaaaaaatggatGAATTGGTTAATTGCGAAGAATGTCAAAAAACCATGACAAGAAAGGCATTGATAAAACATAAACCACGCCACAAACCTAAAATTTTCCTTTGCCAATCATGTCGTAAGTAGCtttgtaatacatttttattgcaaaatttaaatatttaattatatatatttagcaaaAACATTTCGGGAATCCAATGGATTAAAAAACCACGAACTTATTCATCAAGTAAATAGAGAACGATATCCATGCGACAAGTgtaatcaaacatttttatcaCCGTATTCCTACAAAAGACACGTACAAACGCATGAAAATGATAGAAAACCAATTTATAAATGCACACAGTGTGAAAAATCTTTCCTACATAAAAACGGTCTAACAACCCACGAACTTCATCACAAGGGGGCCTCAATCGAATGCAATATATGTCAAAAACGATACGTCCGACAAATAGATCTGGATACTCACTTACGAACCCATTCTGGAGAATCTCCATTTGTGTGCCATATATGCGGAAAATCATTTATTCATAAACGTATTCTAAACCGACACTTGCAGTATCATGAATTATACTTTAGTTATACCTGCTTGACCTGTGGTGAAAAATTCTCAAAGTATGACAAATACTATTTACATCGCATGCGGCATACTGGCTTACCTTATAAATGTGGTGCTTGTGGAAAACAATTTCCTGACGCTTATAAGTAAGACCTCTTTGTTTGCTCTTTCTTTTATAACTTCAAACTATACCAACATACATATTTCCTTTAGAACTAAGCGCCATATTAAAGGAGTGCACAAAATTGAGAAACACGATGACTTAGAAAATCTTGTAGTTagaataaatataactaaagaACATAGAGGCCGAATAGTGGAAGTTTTAAACAATCCGGAGGAGGAAAAGCCAACTTaatttaaggtgatacaaatgCATAAGGTTCTTCtgcaaaaagatattttttaaatatgaaatagaAAAGTTGCATTAAAGATTATGACAGAACAATTTGAATGGGTAAACCTAGAGTTAAAAAACGCAGATATCAGCGAGCATTCAGAGAGAGTTCTgcttttctttttgtataattaCACTTGGTGAAAAATTCCTGGGTTTTATAAAAATGACAAAAGAATAAAATGAGTTATTTGTATTGGAATGAATAAACTTGAGGTGGCCTTATCTAAAACTGAATAAACTTGAGATAGAATTATATAATGATGCTGAACATAGTAGATCTTACCTCGTGATCCCAAAGGAAAAAAACCAAGTCAAAATATTCCCaaacgtttaaaaaaattagaagttACATTGTGAAACTTGAAAAAGCTATGTCACAAAAGGCAACATAAATCAAGACACACACTGCTTGAATAAATTGTTATCAAGCCcgtcgtctgtatatatgtatatgtattatcaatattaatttgtaaacttATATTTTAGCAAAGATATTTCGTAAAGCCAATGGTCTAAAAAATTATGAACGTATCGAGAAACGTTTGCGAGCGATAAATGAAACATTCTCAACAACGTATTCATATCAAAACTTAAAGACGCAATGGAAATAACCGAAAATCGATTTATGAAGGTTCTCATGGATAAAAATCATTTCTCCAGCAATTCATCAACTTCATCACAAAGGATCTgcaataaaatgtaatatttgtgGTAAGAAAAAAGGTCGCGAacgaagaattttttttgttcatttacaACTATGTATATAAACGTCGAAAAATGTTCaccaaatttgtattttttgtgaaaatgtcCGCCAAAATTACAATGTTCacctttttgtttttctttcgttCAATACCTTGTTTATTGTCTTAActcaaacacgtatttttttcatttgatgatcTTGTAAGAAGCTCTGCTGTCAACGTGGAGGCACCTTTTTTCGGAGGGACTGCCGGATGACGTCGTAATGGccgagtttttaatattttcctttgaaaatttcacaaaatctttggaattataaaaagtttgaataaaatatttaattttataaaaatttaaagtatgtATACATGCATAAAGTGGAGAAAGATGAGGTAGAAtagtttattatataaataaacataacgAAGAAGCATAGAGGACGGAAGggaaatgtaatgaaaaaattaatttcattcagTATTATTTGATGATAACTGTGACTACTCTAAAATGTTCCAAAAATCTCTTgagttataatataaatatcgaATTTCTATTCTAGCAGCTTTCTAGcagaaatgaaatttaaaacaatgttcattttattttggatGTTCATcattttttgaaactttaatGGTAAGTTCATTTACACGTGAAATATCTTCTAATTTATGCACACTGCGGATATGCCTTCGAATCCTATAAAAGATATAAAACAATGCATTTGTATTACAAAGCAAATTCGTGCGATCAGATATAATTACTTATTTGGCTCAGCGAATCCTTTGTTACAAATTGCACATTTTAAAGGAAGGCCTGTATGATACAAGATGTGACGAGTTAGTTTTGAGGGATGTGAATACTCCTTATTGCAGATATCACACTTATACCGAACACCAGTATGAAGTACTTCGTGTTTTCTCAATGCGCTGGTTGTCATAAACGCTTTATCACATTTGCAGCATTTATATGGCAAATCACCAGAATGATTACGCATGTGAATATCTAAGTCAATTTTTCGAACATAACGTTTCTGACAAATATTACACTCATTTTTTGGGCCTGTGTGCTTTTGAATATGTAAGGTAAGGCTGCCCTTATGCATAAATGTTTTGTCACATTGATTGCACGCGAATTTTGCTCGACGTGATGTCTGATGTATTTTTACGTGAGTCCTATAAACATCTTCTGTAAAAAATGTACGACCACAGTCATTACAAGAAAAGTTTCGTTCACGATTCGAGTCATGCGTGCGTTGATGTCGACGTAAGTTATTTGCAATGCTGAAAGAACTTGCTGCCAAGAAAATCATATAATTCAACGATACATATTTACTACTACTTACGGCAAATATCACAAAGAAAGATCTTTGGTCTATGATACCGCGACttgtgttgttgtaatttatttgcCGGAAATAATTTATTGCAATAATCGCACGGAAATTGCTTGTTTTCTTCATCATGTTTGCCTTTCTCTTCTTTTCGAGATACTTTTTTGTCTTTAATTAGATGTACTTTAGCATCCTGTTTCTTACATGTTTGTGTACAAGTTTCATTGGGTAGATCGGAAGCCTTTAATTACGCGTATCAAATGTGTAATAAAAGTAATAGCAATAGTTTAAGAAAACATACCATATCAACTTTTAGTAGATTATTTTCCCCGGGAAAGTTGTCGATTTTGTTTTGCTTACATTATATATAGTtattataagtatttattttgaatttaataaataataataaacgtaCTTGATCCTTTTGAGATATGCTTATGTATTCGTCGCTTAGAAGAGCCTcctgtatatacacatattcaaATGTATTTCTTTTCAAATTCGATAAATTatctttactttttaataaaaaacataattcaTGGGCTGATCTTTGCGCCTTTCGTAGAAATCGGTAAGAAATTATCAACTCTTGAACACAGTCCTGGCACAAGTAATGCATATCCCTAAAATAAGGTGATGTAGCATTTGTACTTTTGATATCCAATTGAGTACACGTTTCAAAACATTCCAAATATGTCAAAGCATCACCTACTTCCATTGTTAAATACCAATCGCAAAGATCTGCCAGATCTTTTTCTAATAAACATGCACGACATCTATTCCCTTCCATTATGTGAAAAACAGTAGTTTATTCCATGTACATGAAATTAGTATCAGACAGTTTCCCATTGCGgtaaatattgtgacgaacacggatgataaaactaaatcgaaccgacgataaatttcTAGAATCAACTAGACAGCGCACTTgcagttgccagaatgttctagtggtGAAGTTTTGTTAACCCGAGCGTTACACGATCCAGAAATTGCTTTCAAGTTGCAATACACTCACAGTTTCTACTACCAGActctaattttatttgtaattgtcTAAAGCTGTCTTGATATCAATTTGCTCATTCAAGTAGAGTGGCAAGTTAATGATCAAGTTTAAACAGCTGATCACATAGCTTTGCAAACATATGACATGCAATTGTCGGGAATATGAATGTTTCGTTATAATCATGGattgatatcaaaatatatgtataatatgtcaatccattatattattaatttcgtGCAACATTTTGAAGAACTTTAAGCGATTTCCATGACAACGCCAtctaaaaactaaaacttaccgatctaAACAGGATTAATCAATTTATATCAATTTTGACAAGTAGCTTTTGTGATCAACTTAAAAGCAAGTTCTTGATCGTGTAACTGCAGCGTAAAGATCTACTATGTAAGGATCTACTAAAAGATATACTATGTAAGGGCTGCTGGATTTAGCAGCAAACGCAGTTCTAGtaagagtgttgccgtgtaagaAGCAATTGAGATTATGTAAGAAGTTGTAAACTAggataatgagtagtaaagcgttaagttgttggaattagaaatagaGATAATAGCCATTATATTGGGATAGTGAACGAACTCAGGAGGGAGTTACAAGTTAGACGGTTTAtcaagaaatccgttacaatatctTTCAATCGATCATTTTGCTTCAGAATGGAATGTCTTCACAGGCAATAATAATTAGCTCTAATTTTGATTTTGGTACTTTAACATTCAGctttaatttataacaaaaaatcgaCAACATATACAATGTGTTTCTGTTGATTTTTGGTTTGCAGTGTGCATTGCAAGTTAGCATAGTGTGATGCAATCCACGAACTAACGATTTTTTCCAGATAACAAATGCCCAATAATGATAATTTTGTTGCAGTAAGATTTTAACCTATTGACTGGAAATAGTTATTGCCTGTGTATATGCGGCATTATGTTGTTTCCGTTAGTTGCAAATAATGCCAAATAGATAAAGCATTTACGAATATGTGAAGTAACCCTcaataaattttagtaaataattaCGTACTCTCTCTATCATGTATATTGctaattaaattaatgaaaatataataaaaaattatgtgaaagGATTAATATTAAGCGCCCAAAAAATGCAATTGTGCACtataattattgatttttagCATGGATCACAACCAATATTTCGTCAGctgttataaaaaattcaataatgctTAACAAAACAAACATCCTACAAATTTCCCaaagttaattaattattgattaaatattaaaattattacctCTACCAAAGGGAGAAGTTTTATAATGCCTTTGTTGTTCTAACATAAACCATTATATTGTTAATAGAAGTGCACCGAAGCATAACAGGTTAAGAAACTGTTTAGATCacacatgtaaataaatatcaaatgtcGTCGATATCAGATGACGACTTAGACAAGAGAGGAGCTGGTGCGCTTGTCGACTTCATTAAACTGGGTGCTGAAGATGATGGCCAATCTTATAATGCGTATCAAAAATCAGTTCTAATGAATAATTCAGATGGATTTTATTGTGCTGATTACCGTTTGGATCAATATGCTGTGGATGTAGCTGACTTTAGCTCTCAGTATGGCAGTGATTATAGTATTTCCTATACTGCTACTAATATTACCGGAAAACCACGAAAGTATCCAGAATACGGTGATTTCCCGGAAACATACGCTATGGTTCGTAGAAGTAATACGAAAGTTATTTTcttgacatttttatttacagcgAACATATGGAGATTGGTGGGAAAAAGCCCCAAGCTCTGTTCACGAGATTCAGCcacaaaatattccaaaaatacCTGCTCAAGATTATATAGGTAAACATTATTGCAAAAGTTATATGTTAAGTATTAATCAAAATATGATTGGcaagttatttattttgagGAATATGTTATTCCGGAAGAGATTGCGATATTTGAAACTTTCAATCCGGGAGCTTTAATTCGAATCTGGGCATATACCATAACCAAGAGCTGGATTTGTTTATGGGaaactgaaaaattatatatgccaCCACTTCAGGCCGTCAACAAATCCCGCCGCTTTTCTCCACAGCTGAAAAAAGAGAACTTTCCTACGAggtaatatttttaagaattatattttgggtgatttgaattttttcattttagaacTATTCGCCTTGAATTTAATCATTCACTACTACACTATTTAACGGAGATTGATGCAGTTTTACTTCGGGGTAGGAAGGTGAATATTGAAAGCATTCAACGAATTTTGGATTGTTACAAAAGTcatcaaaaatgtaaataccTCCTAGATTTTGATTGGATTTTTCGAAAACAttatttacttaataata
The sequence above is drawn from the Bactrocera oleae isolate idBacOlea1 chromosome 5, idBacOlea1, whole genome shotgun sequence genome and encodes:
- the LOC106614637 gene encoding zinc finger protein 846 → MEMDSHKICRACLSPEGRALLLDWYQPVDSLEYVLSYKECFRICTQIPMRENNESQYQFLCYCCAKKLKDAYNFIEKAKQADNELRCMKTRHIPIENMPNKFEWVSVKAEQIDADKSAENIESKCCIDDIQINNVCHENEHGDGDLKIENEFERQCYDEHARELLNQNGSDGFFNNTFKSNIRKIKAHTKTNQCKVKLKKMDELVNCEECQKTMTRKALIKHKPRHKPKIFLCQSCPKTFRESNGLKNHELIHQVNRERYPCDKCNQTFLSPYSYKRHVQTHENDRKPIYKCTQCEKSFLHKNGLTTHELHHKGASIECNICQKRYVRQIDLDTHLRTHSGESPFVCHICGKSFIHKRILNRHLQYHELYFSYTCLTCGEKFSKYDKYYLHRMRHTGLPYKCGACGKQFPDAYKTKRHIKGVHKIEKHDDLENLVVRINITKEHRGRIVEVLNNPEEEKPT
- the LOC106614638 gene encoding zinc finger protein 501 isoform X1, producing MEGNRCRACLLEKDLADLCDWYLTMEVGDALTYLECFETCTQLDIKSTNATSPYFRDMHYLCQDCVQELIISYRFLRKAQRSAHELCFLLKSKDNLSNLKRNTFEYVYIQEALLSDEYISISQKDQQNKIDNFPGENNLLKVDMASDLPNETCTQTCKKQDAKVHLIKDKKVSRKEEKGKHDEENKQFPCDYCNKLFPANKLQQHKSRYHRPKIFLCDICPSSFSIANNLRRHQRTHDSNRERNFSCNDCGRTFFTEDVYRTHVKIHQTSRRAKFACNQCDKTFMHKGSLTLHIQKHTGPKNECNICQKRYVRKIDLDIHMRNHSGDLPYKCCKCDKAFMTTSALRKHEVLHTGVRYKCDICNKEYSHPSKLTRHILYHTGLPLKCAICNKGFAEPNKIRRHIRSVHKLEDISRVNELTIKVSKNDEHPK
- the LOC106614638 gene encoding zinc finger protein 501 isoform X2 codes for the protein MHYLCQDCVQELIISYRFLRKAQRSAHELCFLLKSKDNLSNLKRNTFEYVYIQEALLSDEYISISQKDQQNKIDNFPGENNLLKVDMASDLPNETCTQTCKKQDAKVHLIKDKKVSRKEEKGKHDEENKQFPCDYCNKLFPANKLQQHKSRYHRPKIFLCDICPSSFSIANNLRRHQRTHDSNRERNFSCNDCGRTFFTEDVYRTHVKIHQTSRRAKFACNQCDKTFMHKGSLTLHIQKHTGPKNECNICQKRYVRKIDLDIHMRNHSGDLPYKCCKCDKAFMTTSALRKHEVLHTGVRYKCDICNKEYSHPSKLTRHILYHTGLPLKCAICNKGFAEPNKIRRHIRSVHKLEDISRVNELTIKVSKNDEHPK